One Bombina bombina isolate aBomBom1 chromosome 5, aBomBom1.pri, whole genome shotgun sequence DNA segment encodes these proteins:
- the LOC128661470 gene encoding uncharacterized protein LOC128661470 produces MDKPSGPVMDKPTGPVTDKPTGPVTDKPTGPVMDKPTGPVTDKPTGPVMDKPTGPVTYKPTGPVKDKPTGPVKDKPTRSVKDKPTGPVKDKPTRSVKDKPTGPVKDKPTRSVKDKPTGPLTGKPTYPLTIKTNGPLTDKPAGPLIRKPNCPLISKPPGALTDKHTVPRTGRPTGT; encoded by the coding sequence ATGGACAAACCTTCTGGCCCAGTAATGGACAAACCTACTGGCCCAGTAACAGACAAACCTACTGGCCCAGTAACAGACAAACCTACAGGCCCAGTAATGGACAAACCTACTGGCCCAGTAACAGACAAACCTACAGGCCCAGTAATGGACAAACCTACCGGTCCAGTAACGTACAAACCTACTGGCCCAGTAAAGGACAAACCTACTGGCCCAGTAAAGGACAAACCTACTCGCTCAGTTAAGGACAAACCTACTGGCCCAGTAAAGGACAAACCTACTCGCTCAGTTAAGGACAAACCTACTGGCCCAGTAAAGGACAAACCTACTCGCTCAGTTAAGGACAAACCTACTGGCCCATTAACTGGCAAACCTACTTACCCACTAACCATTAAAACGAATGGCCCATTAACTGACAAACCTGCTGGCCCACTAATTAGAAAGCCTAACTGCCCACTAATTAGCAAACCTCCTGGCGCACTAACTGACAAACATACTGTCCCAAGAACTGGCAGACCTACTGGCACATAA